The DNA region ACGCCCGTCCATGACGCCAGGTGATGCGGAGCGCCGCGTGGCCGTGGTCTACGGCTCCCCGGCGGGAGGCGGCGGGCTGGGGCTGCAGGCGGCCTCCGCGCTCGCGGCGCTGGCGCTGGGGGACGCGCGCGTGCACGCGTTCGGCCCGGGGCGGGCGGGAGACTGGCCGCTGGAGGAGGAGCCGGCGGCGGAGTGGCACGTCTCGCCGGAGCCGGTCCCGCGCTGGCTGGCGCTCTACACGCCCTACCGCTGGCGCGCGGGGCGGCGGCAGCTCCTGCACGACGCGCGGCTCGGCCGCTGGGCCGCGGGCGGGGTGGCGCGGCTGCGGCCGGCGCGGTGCTACGCCTTCACCGGGGTGGCCCTGGAGACGCTGCGCTGGGCGCGCGCGGCGGGGGTGCCGGCGGTGCTCGACTCGCCCAACGGCCACATCGCCGCCTTCGCGGAGGTGTACCGGCGCGAGGCGCGGCGCTGGTGCGGCGGGGCCTGGCACGGCCACCCCACGCCCCGGGCGGTGGCGCGCATCGAGGAGGAGTACGCGCTGGCGGACCGCATCCGCGTCTCGTCGGCGTGGGCGAAGAGGTCGCTGGCGGCGGGCGGGGTGCCGGCGGAGAAGGTGCACGCGGCCGCCCAGCCCGTGAACCTGCGGCGCTTCCGTCCCCCGGCCGGGCGGTGGGCCGCGTCGGGGCCGCTGCGGGTGTGCTACGTGGGCACGCTGGACCCGCGCAAGGGCTTCGTCTACCTGCTGGAGGCGGCGCGGAAGGTGGGTGCGGCCCGCGTGGAGCTGGAGATCGTGGGCTCCACCGGCGACC from Longimicrobium sp. includes:
- a CDS encoding glycosyltransferase family 4 protein → MTPGDAERRVAVVYGSPAGGGGLGLQAASALAALALGDARVHAFGPGRAGDWPLEEEPAAEWHVSPEPVPRWLALYTPYRWRAGRRQLLHDARLGRWAAGGVARLRPARCYAFTGVALETLRWARAAGVPAVLDSPNGHIAAFAEVYRREARRWCGGAWHGHPTPRAVARIEEEYALADRIRVSSAWAKRSLAAGGVPAEKVHAAAQPVNLRRFRPPAGRWAASGPLRVCYVGTLDPRKGFVYLLEAARKVGAARVELEIVGSTGDRCSRGLFERHAAGVVRGCAPGDPLPAYHRAELFVLPSLEEGFGFVAAEAMACGLPVVVTDQCGAAEWVQPGRTGWVVPAGDADALAGALEGALRIRPDLPEMGRLARAEAERRSASALISLRDWFYGLEG